A window of Phycisphaeraceae bacterium genomic DNA:
AGGTCGAGCGTCCACGGAAGTCGCGCGGTAAAGCTGTCGCTGCAATTCGACGACTCGCTCCTGCATCTTCCGCACACCTGCCGACTCGCGCTTCGTCCGGCGGCTGTATTGGGCGAGCAGGTCTTCATACCACTGCTCCTCACTCATCCGCTTTCGTTCTTCCCACCAGGATTGCCATTGCGCCAGATCGCTGCCGAAGTCGTCGATCCCCGTCAGTTGCGCCAGCGCGGTGAATGCGGCAGCGCGGATCTGCGGCGGCTTGCCGGGGTCGGTGAACTCGATCAATGCCTTGACCGTGGCCTGCGTGCGGTGATGGCCGAGGCTCAGCACGGAACCGCGACGACGACCCATCGGGGCGGTGGTATCGTCCACGGTCTCGATCAGTCGGCGCATCATCCGGCGGTCGTCGTACCGCCCCACCGCAGACGCCAAGTCGTGCAGCGTCGGATCATCGGCGCGATCCATGAGGGTGAACAGAGGCCAGGACAATTCCGCCGGCGGCTCATTCGGCATGGCTGCGATGCTCTGGGCGATGACGCGCTGGACGCCTGAGTCACCTTCGGGGCGAAGCTCGATCACCAGCAGTTCGACTGCTCCCGCGCGATCGAGAGTCAGCAGCTTGCCGACGGCTTCCTGACGTCTGGTGGGATCGAGTTTCGCGTCACGGATCGCGGTAAGGTAGGACTGAGCCTGTTCGCCGGTCGATTGCGGCGGCTGAGAAAGGGCCGTCTGGAGCCAGATAAGCAGGAAAAACGCAGCCAGCAGTACCGAGAGGACAGCACCGGGGATACGTCGAGAATCCTGCGGCGATAATGGGTTAGTCAACGCGGACAAACGACTCATCCTTGAGTACGGCGGGGAACCTTGGAAAACATCGGCGGTGCTACGCCAACGGCAGGATAAGATAATAACGGTGGGGTTACCGAAAACCACTATCGCCGTTCCTCCCGATTGGCCGATAATTTCCCGGTCCCGCGCTATTCGCGGGAGCCTTTCCGACCGAGTGAGCAGACCTCGATGAGCGATTGGCACCAAGCTGAACAACACGCCCAGCGAGCCCGACAATTTTATGAATCGGGACAGTGGCATAAAGCGCTGCAAGAGCTGCGCCTCGCCTTGAACTTCGACCCCAGCCAGAGTGACTGGCACTTCGGCATGGGTTTGACGCTCGATGCCCTCGGACAATTCGACGATGCCATCCGATGCTTCGAGGAAGTCCTCCGGCTTCGCGGCGAAGACGGCGAAGCGATGCTGCATCTGGCGGTCGATCAACTCCGCACCTCACGCTGTGAGCAGGCGATTGAAACGCTCACCCGACTCGAAAAGCTCGACCCTGAGTGCGAGGCTTCCTATTGCCACCGCGTTCTGGCGTATGCCCGCATCGGCGATCACGATCAGGCTGAAACCATGTTCTACATGGCGCGGCAGATCAGCGATGAATGCCCCGTCTGCTATGATCATCTGGCGCACAGCCTCTCCGCACGCGGTGACCTCGAACGCGCGACATGGTGCTGGCTCCAGACACTGCGACTCGACCCGCATTACCCCGACACCCACGCCCATCTGGCCCGCGCCTGCTGGCGGCGCGGACAACTCGCACGGGCGCATCAGTTCTTCCTCGAACAGCTCCGTGAAGATCCCGGCGACACGGATACCCTCATCGAATCCGCCAACCTGCTCGTCGAAATGGGACGACACGCCGAAGCGAGGGAAAAACTGCGCCGAGCGTTGGAGCTTAATCCCACTCTCGGTGCGGCCCACCTGCACCTGGGGGAATTGGCACTGTTCGCGGGCCATCACGAGGCCGCCACGGTGGAACTGGAGATGGCCGGCCGGCTCGAACCGGACCTGCCCGGCGTCCACCTCGCGCTGGCGAGGATCGCTCAGCAGCGCGGCGACCACACCACCGCTCAATCGCAACTGCGTGCCGAGCTTGATCTGAACGGCCACACGCCCGACCAGGTGATGGAACTGGCGCATCTCCTGATCGATCTCCGCATGCCTCAGCCCGCGGTGGAACTGCTCACCCCCATGATCCTGGCCGCACACGATCTGGAACTCGACGACAGCCGCATGGCGACCGCGCTGCTCCACCGAGGCGTTGCGCGGATGATGACCCGACAGATCGACGAAGGCATTGCCGACTGCCGGCGTTCGCTGCGCATTGTTCCGGGTAACGTGATCGCCATGCAGAATCTTGTGCTCGCTTACCTCGATGCTCGGCGCGTCAAACGGGCTCGTTGCTGGCTCCGCCGGGCGCGTCGGCTCCAGCCCAACGACGACTACCTCCGCCTGCTGAGTTACCGCGTCTTTGCTGAGCGGGTAATGGGCTGCTTCCGCCGCATCCATCGTCTGCTGCACAAGCGGATTGGTTAGCGGCCAGAGCGTAATCTCATCCCTCACGACCGATTCCGGCTGACGGCGTTACACTTCCGCGCCTCGCACTTTATGATGTGCCCCCATGATCGACCTTAAGGACCTGCGTGAAAATCCGGAACGCTATAAACTCGCCGCCCAGCGAAAGCGCATCAATGCCGACATCGACGCCCTGCTCGCGCTTGATGCGCAGCACCGCGAGTTGATTACCCGGCAGCAGCAGATCACCGCTGAAAAAAACTCCATCAGCAAGCAGATCGGCCAGCTTGCCGGCCGCCTCAAAAAAGCGACCGACGCGGAAAAAACGCAGCTTCAGGAACAGATGAAAGCTCTGCAGGCTCGCCCGGCTGAGCTTAAACAGCAGGAGCAGACGCTCGAACCGCAGATCGCGCAGCTCGAACCGCAGATCCATGATCTGGTGCTTCGCGTGCCTCAACCGGCCGACGACGATGTGCCGCTGGGTGCGGATGAGTCGGAAAACGTCGAAATCCGTCGCGTCGGCACGATCCGATCATTCAACTTTCAACCCAAGGATCATCTCACGCTCGGCGCGGAGCTGGGCATGATCGACATCGACCGGGGCGTCAAACTTTCGGGATCACGCAGCTATTTCCTCACCGGTGCCGGCGTGCTGCTCCACCAGGCAGTGCTGCGCTTCGCAATGGATCTCATGATTCAGCGCGGCTTTGTCCCGATGAGCGTGCCGGTCATGGTCCGCGAGCCGGCGATGGTGGGCACAGGCTATTTCCCGCTGGGTCGGGAACAGTCCTACACGCTGACCAACGAAGACCCGCCGCAATTCCTCGTCGGGACGGCTGAGGTCGCGCTGACCGCTTTTCACATGGATGAAGTGCTCGACGAGAAAAGCCTGCCTCGCAAGTACGTCGCGATGAGCCCGTGTTTCCGCCGCGAAGCCGGTACTTACGGCAAGGACACCGCGGGACTCTATCGCATCCATCAGTTTGAAAAGGTCGAACAGGTCATTGTCTGCCGCAACGATGTCGAAGAATCCAAACGCTGGCATGGCGTGATTCTCGACAACGCCGAGACGCTCCTGAAAGCTCTCGAACTGCCCTACCGCGTCGTGTACGTCTGCACCGCTGATCTGGGTCAGGGACAGGCCGCCAAGTACGACATCGAAACGTGGATGCCCTCACGTAATAACTGGGGCGAGACGCACTCGGCATCACGTTTTTATGAGTTCCAGGCGCGCCGGCTGAACCTACGCTACCGGGAAAGTTCCGGCGAATCCGGACGCGGCGGTGAAGGGAAAGTGAAAATCTGCCACACGCTCAACAACACCGTCGTGGCCAGCCCGCGAATCCTCATTCCGATCATGGAGCTTTACCAGACCGCTGAGGGCAACATCCGCGTACCCAACGCGCTGCGGCCTTACATGAACGGCTTGGAACTGATCGAAAAGAAATAACCCCGCTGACGTGAGGATTACTTCGCCTTTTCCCACGGCACGACCTGCACGCTCCAGCCGTGATCTTTCGGTTCGGCGGCATCGAAGACCTGATCCTCCACCGGCTCGTTGACCACGACTTTGTTCACCAGTATCACCGTCTCGTTTTCCGATTCATCAAGCGTGCGGGCCTGCGTCGGCAGCAGCGTCTCAAGGTCATACCAGAGGTCGATGCGGGTCAGGTCCGACTTGACCCCGGCGCGAGGCGTGAGCTTCAGATGTACCGTGTTTTTCGGGTCGGTTTCCTTCAACTCCGGCTCAATGACGACATCAAACTTTTTCAGAATCTGAGCCTTCTTCGTCGTGATCGGCAAAGCGAACGGTCCCTCGCCGAGATTCAACGGATCGGATTGATCCTTCGGCGCATCAGGTGCAACCACCTGCCGCTTGATGAAAGTCTTTTCCGCGTCGTTTCGTTCGATCAGCCACTTGGCGTCGTAAATGAACCATTGGTTTTGCTGCTCGACACGCCCATCGACCAGCAGGCGATCGAACTGTACGGCAAACTTCGCAGGCGGACCGACGACGTAAACGATCTTGCCGAAACGTCGTTGCTTGTCGCCGACGAGAACCTGATTGCGGTCGTAGCGCAAATCCGCCTTGAAGGTGCGGAGGTCTCTGGCTTTGGTTTCGATACGGGTAAGCAACTCATCGGCTGCGGGATCGACGCGAACCTCAGCGGCGGGTTGTGTCGCTGACGCGGTCTCGGCGGCGCAAACTGCGGATGCAGCATACACATGCACCGAAAACGCAAGGAAACATACTGCGGAAAGTAATCGCATGGATAGTCCCTGGAGGGTAAACGCGGGAAGCCCCGATATTATGCACGAGATTAGGTCGGATGCGGTGCGGCATCGCGACGGCAGCGGCTATCTCCTTAGTGCAGCGACTTGCTGCGACGCATCACTGTGATCCTGTGCCGCGATCCCGCAGTTCCCGCTCGATGCGTTCGATCTCATTTCGTTCGGCGTCCAGTTTCGCCTTGCGGTTTTCCAGCTCTTTGGCTAATCGCACCTCAGGCGGATCGTCATGGTAAAAGCTGTACGGAATCTTTTTCCCCGGCGGCACAATGTCGATGTTCAATGGAGGCGGTGCGGCTTGAATCTCGCGCAGCGCGTGCCAGGTGAACCCCGCGCAGGTGAGAAGGATCAACACCAGCATCGCGTTCCACCCGCGGGCACCCCAGGAAGCGGAGCCGACCCACAGGAGCACGCCGGCTGCGAGCATCACCGCGCTGGTCGCGGCCACGCTCGCCAGCGCACCGGCTGCGGCGCGACGACGGTCCGCCTGCATCCCCAGCCCCAGCACCGCCATCGCCAGTCCGCCCACCGTGCTCGACATCACCGTGAGCATGTAGCCCGCCTTTGCGGGATTCTCAAACATCCGCTGAAGTGACATCCCCAATGGCTGGCCCGCGTCAATCCGTTCAATGACATCGGTTCGTGAGAGGACCTTGTCCCACAGACCGGTCAACGTAAAGGCGCAGCAGTTGGTCAGAAAGAGCAGGATGCCCACGGTTTGCAAAACCACGCCGGTACCCTGCGCAAAGGCACGAGGCGGCGGTTTGCTCGTCTCAGGTTTTGATTCTCTTGGTTCGGACATAAATCACATAGACGATACGCACCGCGTATTTTCCTGGCCCTGGCAGTAAACGCTACGACACGTTGCTGCGGCTGAGCCTCAGAGCGGAAATCAGCCAGCGAATGGTAAAGCCCATGATCGCCAGCAGCGTGCCCAGCGGCAAAATAACCATCGTCAACGAAGCAGGATCGCCGGCAAGCAACGCCCCGATCACACCGTTGAGCATCAGCAGGCCGAAGATGATGACCTGAGTGATGACGAGGTATAAAGCGAGGTTGGTCGCACCCGATCTCCCCGCGCGCACGCCAAACCCCGCGATCAGATAGACGATGCCCGGCAGCACGCCTAGCGCGACCATCATCAGGGCCATCACGCTCAACAATTTCGGGTCGGGAGCGGCGATTTCCTGGCCGTTGTCGGCAAAGATTTTTTGCAGTTCCTCGTGGGGTACTCGTGAAAACACAAACGCGGACGTCCCCAGACAGCCAAAGACGACCAGACAGACCGCGCTTAAGACCCACACCATCACCGCGGCCCGTCGCGCGGGATGATCGGCACTGGTCGCGGGAGTCTCGTCCCATTCATTAGGGGTCGCTGGTTCCATGCGTGTGTGAGTGTAGCCGCTGACGCTTCCTCGCGGCGGCAGGATGAACGCCTGAATAAAAAATTACCATCTCGACCGAAACGATTACGATAGGCTGCACATGGCGTCGTCGGAATCCTCGCCCATCAAACGCTACCTGTCCCTTGCCCTGCGGATTCTCCTGACTGCGGCGGGGATCGCCTTCATCGTCTGGAATGTGGACTGGGTGGATCGCATCGAGGTGCGGCCCGGCGCGTCACGGTTTCCCAATATCTCTCAACCGATACTCATGAGAGTCGTCGGCGGAGCGGTCGATCCGCAACATCAGGCTGAACCACTCATTCTCGAAACCGACGGACTGACCCCGACTCAAATCACGCTCTCGCCCACGGAACTGTCAGACACCGACCATTACCTGCTGCGTCCGAGTTTCATCACGACCGTGCGTCATGCGGATCGCAGCCTGCTGTTTCTGGGGCTGCTGCTGGTCGCGCCGGTTTATCCCGCACAGGCGTACCGCTGGCTCA
This region includes:
- a CDS encoding tetratricopeptide repeat protein, with the translated sequence MSDWHQAEQHAQRARQFYESGQWHKALQELRLALNFDPSQSDWHFGMGLTLDALGQFDDAIRCFEEVLRLRGEDGEAMLHLAVDQLRTSRCEQAIETLTRLEKLDPECEASYCHRVLAYARIGDHDQAETMFYMARQISDECPVCYDHLAHSLSARGDLERATWCWLQTLRLDPHYPDTHAHLARACWRRGQLARAHQFFLEQLREDPGDTDTLIESANLLVEMGRHAEAREKLRRALELNPTLGAAHLHLGELALFAGHHEAATVELEMAGRLEPDLPGVHLALARIAQQRGDHTTAQSQLRAELDLNGHTPDQVMELAHLLIDLRMPQPAVELLTPMILAAHDLELDDSRMATALLHRGVARMMTRQIDEGIADCRRSLRIVPGNVIAMQNLVLAYLDARRVKRARCWLRRARRLQPNDDYLRLLSYRVFAERVMGCFRRIHRLLHKRIG
- the serS gene encoding serine--tRNA ligase; translated protein: MIDLKDLRENPERYKLAAQRKRINADIDALLALDAQHRELITRQQQITAEKNSISKQIGQLAGRLKKATDAEKTQLQEQMKALQARPAELKQQEQTLEPQIAQLEPQIHDLVLRVPQPADDDVPLGADESENVEIRRVGTIRSFNFQPKDHLTLGAELGMIDIDRGVKLSGSRSYFLTGAGVLLHQAVLRFAMDLMIQRGFVPMSVPVMVREPAMVGTGYFPLGREQSYTLTNEDPPQFLVGTAEVALTAFHMDEVLDEKSLPRKYVAMSPCFRREAGTYGKDTAGLYRIHQFEKVEQVIVCRNDVEESKRWHGVILDNAETLLKALELPYRVVYVCTADLGQGQAAKYDIETWMPSRNNWGETHSASRFYEFQARRLNLRYRESSGESGRGGEGKVKICHTLNNTVVASPRILIPIMELYQTAEGNIRVPNALRPYMNGLELIEKK